The Micropterus dolomieu isolate WLL.071019.BEF.003 ecotype Adirondacks linkage group LG14, ASM2129224v1, whole genome shotgun sequence DNA segment tgtactttacttaagtatttctactccactacattttagaagccaatattgtacttttcacttCAGCACATTTACATATACTTTCCCTTACCCTATACTTTTCCTGTTTCCCATGCGGGTAAATCTGAATAAATTAGACTTTGTTCTCATTGTTTCTATAAAATGCACCGCCTGTAACGGAGACCGGCGTCTAACTGGTGCAACATTAAAGCAAAACGTGTTTCCCTGAATGCAGCTAAACACGTCTGCTTTCTGTTACAACAACTACTGTCTGATCGATCAATACATTCAGATTACCggtactaaaaaaaaaaaagctttgtaaTTATTTGCGGATGGTAGtcccacagcagcagctgcagagaagACTTGTAATGGATCCACAGCAGGTCAGAGAATCCTGTCAGACAGCACTGAGGGCATAGAGACTTCATGATCACAGAGCACAGTGCCCTTTTAAGGTTCTGCTGTCAGAGTCTGGTTTTATGGTTCTGTTAGTTTTTAGAACATCTGATCATTGTAATCAGTCTCTCACCACCGGGACGCTGTGTGACACGTCTCATCCACCTGTTGGAATCCATCCAGTCAGTGAGAAACGTCTGCTAAACCATCAGAtagaaatatgaaataataataattaataaatcacATCGCATCTATTGTCATGACCCATCattgtcagtgttgggcaagctacttggaaaatatagtgagctaagctacagcaacatgGCAAAAGTAGTTTActacatctaagctactttcaattatataaatttatatatatatatatatatatgtttattagGGCCGACCCTGAATAGTCAAAGATttggagcctgattcgactgtcagtctcacagtcaaagctctgcagtgaaacaaggatcacgccattgTGGCGATATGGgtgtgctcaacgtctgattttacatagaacgaccagttttctcccaataagttaatatacagcctgttacaatatacatttcaacgtttaatgctgtaaataaaaaaaattaaaaaagaaaagaagcttttaataaatgtcgttaaagtgcgtgaataaatccagaattgtaaccctaaccctcaagGTAgcgcatgtgtgagtgtgtgtagtggcagaagaggaacttgCTGTAGAGACGGAGCCTGAacttcaccggtgttgtgccgagttgtccgcacctcgcggaaAGTTCGGATCATTTATCAACATTGATGAAccatacaaaaaacattatgttgtttttaaatagtacttgaagaagacccacgaggaaccgcgacgcccctcaaaataacatcacacagGACACCCCTAATGGAAAATGTCCTGGGGGCATGAGTGGAGATCATACCTAAGTGTGAAATCCTGGAGGATTATGGGAAACTGAGTTCAATGGCTAGGTTTCCCAACAGACGTTAAGTTTAGGTAACACCATGTCTTTACACATGTAGTGTTATAATTACTGCGAGCAGCGCAGACTTTGCAGATCGTTTCATGTAGTTTCTTACAGTAACTTGTCTGAAGGCTGGACCCCCTGACaacatgtaggctacatttgaactactttatCAATATTTCCCTGAATTCAGTCCAACAGTATTGttgaaataaaatggaaatatctGCAATGTTTCCATAATCTCAGTTTATGGTTTTTAATGATTAATGAACGCGTCGTTGTATCTGCATTAAACTGCATCTGGTCTCAGAACACTCAGAGCACTTCTTCCCAGGTGGGATTGTTGAGAGTGATCAAACAGAAATTTGCAGCACAGCTAATGATAAAAACAGGTATCCAgtcagtagtaataataataataatgtgtttaatAGTTGGTCAGGTTAATAAGTTGTACAGACAGGTCTGTTCCAACAAGAACTGTGCTTCAACACTTTGGTTACATCATCTGcatagaaacaaaataaaaaacataagtGCTTATTGAAGTtgtgcaaaacaaaataatactgTCAAATATCgacaaacagaaaacatcaaaacaacaacatcatcgTTAACACTGAGTATGGCATCTTCTTCGTTCTGTGGCTTCACAAACACATCACAGTTAGAAACTCTGTACCATGAAAATACTGAAGACCGGCTGCAGCTCACATCATTCTGTTGCTCAGGAAACCTGCAAGACCAGAGGGGCGACAGAAACCTGCAGGACCAGTAGAAACCTGCGAGGGGCTACAGAAACCTGCAGGACCAGAGGGGCGACAGAAACCTGCAGTACCAGCAGAAACCTGCGAGGGGCTACAGAAACCTGCAGGACCAGTAGAAACCTGCGAGGGGCTACAGAAACCTGCAGGACCAGCAGAAACCTGCGAGGGGCGACAGAAACCTGCAGGACCAGTAGAAACCTGCGAGGGGCGACAGAAACCTGCAGGACCAGTAGAAACCTGCGAGGGGCTACAGAAATCTGCAGGACCAGCAGAAACCTGCGAGGGGCTACAGAAACCTGCAGGACCAGAGGGGCGACAGAAACCTGCGAGGGGCTACAGAAACCTGCAGGACCAGAGGGGCGACAGAAACCTGCGAGGGGCTACAGAAACCTGCAGGACCAGCAGAAACCTGCGAGGGGCTACAGAAACCTGCAGGACCAGCAGAAACCTGCGAGGGGCTACAGAAACCTGCAAGGGGCGCCAAAAACCTGCAGGACCAGCAGAAACCTACGAGGGGTGACAGAAACCTGCGAGGGGGATTaatatgtagctgcagtaccagaggctgcagtttcaggatcGCAATCTTCGGACCAGAAATGCATTTGTAGGaccctttctttctttgatactgccagctagctatgttactcttgacagccccaAAGCCAATTctcctaaccatcacagggtgatCATTATATGCATGatgaccggttaaccctacagctaaCAGCGTTAACAtccttcgtgttgctgtgcattaccatcAACAATCCACTAGATGCCGTTGTCTCAAAAGAACTGCGGCCCTAGAACTGTGGTCCCAGGACTGCGGGGGTCCTGAAAATGCAGCGTTATCATATTGGCATGGGGTGACAATAACTTGCAGGACCAACAGAAACCTGCAGGAATGACAGATACCTGCAAACCCGTTTGGAGGAATATGGCTTTAACACGACCAACAACAGAACAGAATCTAAACATCGTTACTGCACAAGTCAAGATTTGTGTTCGTTTGCTCAGCTCAACATGCTTCATGATTTTCTTCCTGAGCTTTCTTAGtttgaaaatgttgtgaaacTTCAGATATTTATTGTCTGTTCAGATGAAAACAGATGCAGTGGGCGTGGTATGTTAAGCTCCTCCTACTCTCCCTTCAGGTCAtcattgacattttaaagataaaagcAGCTACAAACAGTCGACCTACGTGCTACTGCTACATGCTAATGATGCTAAAACACAGCCAGCGGAGTCAGAGTTTATATGGAGCCATGGACCCCTGAAACATTTTTCTGAAGCTTCTTTTCATCACAAACAGCTGACTATCTGCTGAGACTACCTTAATACCTGAAAAGATCACAGCgggatttcttttttctgttctttggCAATTCATTTTTTACTCCTTCTGATCTATATTTTCAGAAGAAGCCAGAGGTCTGACAGCAGCTGCAACCACAACTCCAGTATCCTCCTGCACATCTGACAGAACAACAAGGTTCAGATCCTGTGAGGAAACGCGACAGTtcagaaaaacatttccactggGACCTTTCAGGAGCTCTGCAGATGTCACATCGCAGCAAATTCAAAGGTCTCTCAAAGAAAGGagaataaatataaacacatgtCAACTGATCGGAGTGAGGGGAACTCTGACTGCAGGTTGTGCTCTTCAACTTAAACTTACAGCAAGTGAAAATATGGCTTCAACAGTGCAAACAGCCCCGGTTCACTCCGGCATGATCCGACCCTGATACCCAGAACAACACAGTTCACTTCACTTGTGTGACTTCAGAAGGTCTTTATCATCAGAACATCtgtacattaataataataaggttATGAACCGACAGTGTGGCTCAAACCTCTCCTTCATATGAACTCTGAAGCTGCGCTCATCTTTGgatcagaaaaataaattaatctggTTTGATTTAGACTTTTGGCACAGACTGGGGCTCATCCTCCATGCTGACCAGCAGGAAACATTGAGAACGGCATCCATCTTGTCTTTGAGTTAAACTCATCACTTCCCGCTGATGGACATACGTTCACCAACTTCCAAATCTCACATCACATTTATCTCATAAAGGTGAATTTATGGAATTTAAAGTTATTATTAGAGAAAACTGTCGTTCTGAAAATAGAGACATGTCAACAATTTACAAGAAAATACgcagattatttttctttggctggtttcagtctggtttcctGATGGAGTCTCTTCAGCTTCAGCGATCAGAGGAAGCCGtgaggaggtcagaggtcaaactaGCAGCTGATTTGAGGTCAGTCTGCTGTAACAGAGTTGTAGTTGTTTGATACTCCTGGGACTGTTGAGGAACCTTGAAGCAAAGCATTAAATCAGGGAattaagtaaaaaatatttcagactCTGACTTCTGAATGTGAGAAAGTTTTAGAAGTTGATATCaaattaaagaagaagaaagttgACTGATGAACagaccacctcctcctcctcctcctacagaCAGATGTTGATCTGTTTGGCCAGCTCTCGGTCCAGGTCGTGGATCAAAGTGTCGAAGTCCTTTAGGCTGAGTCGACAGTTAAATGGAGCGTCGAAATCCAGGAACTCATCCACATACagacctcctccttctcctcctcctgacgACCAcgcctccttcttctcctcctcttcatccccgCTGCctgaaacagcaacaacaaaatgaaaacctagttttctctttgtttcaaACTCTATCGACTCGTCCACACCACCGGAACAAATAAACGTTTCTACTGTGCGGTGAGTACGATGTTTTCCAGTGACGTCAGGTGTGGTTGTCTTCGTCGACTGGGTCAAGAAATGGAAATACGTTTGACAAACCTTCCTGCTCATCTGTTTACCTCCGTCACTCTCACTTCCTGCCACCTCGTCATAATCAGCCTCCTGTCCGGACAGAAGATCTCGTCCACAGACGCTCCAGTCTCCGGCGTACCGATTGATCGGTGGCGGACTCTCCAGCCGGGCCAGACCGCCTCGACCTCGACGTgacaccaccacctcctctggGTTCTGGGGCAGAGCCAATCGCAGCGCAGGTTTCcgatgctgctgctggagcaggGGGTTATGGGTGAGGGCTGGGGAGGGAGGCGGGGACACTTTGATGTGATCATCTGCTGGGACTCGATGGGTCGGCACTAAGGAACAAGACATGAACAGCAAAGTGACACCTTTTAAAGGTAAGTACGAGTACCTGAGTGTCAGTGTAAGTGGGTGGAGCTTGTGGATGTTGAGGTTACTTCCACCACTGTCTCCTGCTCTGGAGCTCCTCCGGTCTCACCTGGCCACAGCTGCAGCAGGTAGTGCAGCGCCTCGATGTGTCGTTTGAAATCCACCGCACTTGCTATTTCTTCACCATGACCGAATCCTTTCCccactcctcttcctcccctccctgcgcctcctcctccccccctccACGCTTCCTGGGTTGGGGTGAGGAGCACTGGGCCAAAGCAGACAGCGAGGTTCTGGTGTGTCATCCTGTTGGACGAGCTGAAGGACGCCACCAGGCTGAGGTGGTCTAGCAGGAGAGACAGGGTGGcctggagagagagacggaaaaCGTAAGTCAAcccttctctctgctctgaatCGGAACATGTAGAAATGTGGCAGAAGAAGAACCTGCTTCGACATGAAAGTTTGCATTTAACCCTGTGTGACAGTGGGACCCTCTGAATGCTGTATTAGTgtactgcagtagtactccAGTAGTAGTACTCTGTGTTACCCTCTCTGGATGTGGCAGACAGGACAGCAGCTCCACAGTGCTCTGGGCCATCTGAGGATCTGGGGTTGCAGGTGGGGAAGGTGGGGGTTGTAGGGTCATGGCCTCCCTGACAACCTGGTACAGAGTCCTGGTGATGAGCTGAGATGGCAGCTCCCGCAGGTAGTCCTTCAGTATACCTGAGAAAACACAGTTCTGAGTACAATCAGGAAAAGTACGAGTCAACGAGTAATCAAGGTCAAGTTCAAGTCCTGAGGATCGGGTTTAAGTCATGTATGATCACGTTGCAGCTTCAGTCCGTCCCTGCACCAACACCTGCAGTGTTTGCAAGTTCCTACTTGTGTGACAAACTGTAAAGCTAATGATTCAccgggcaactttttgagcaatgttgctgggcaatgttgctagtGGCAAGGCCGagtatgttttgaacggatcgCGGCGGGGCGGGTGGAGGAGTGCTGGGTGAAGGGGATTAGATTATTAatctttattgccaagtagtgttttacacctaGGAGGTTGCTGTGGTGATGAGGTGTTGATGGTAACATTGCCCAACAACATTGCTCTAAAggtgctccgtgtatcatcagtttAAGAGTGTGAAGGTTAATCAGAACTTTCTGAGACACACTTTGCATTATTGATTAGGTCATCGAGACCTTCCTGACTGTGACGCAACTTGAACCCGATCTTGATGACTTAGAAAAGACCTTAGTGGCTGCGAAACGAGTCGCACTAAACCACACCTCCTCAGAGTTACGGTCAGATTTGAGTCAACCAGCTGTGTTTTTACTGACCTGTAATGACGTTGATGTCAGGGTAGAGGTCCTCGCTGAGGCACACGGCTGAACTGTTCCTCTCAAACCAGTCCCTGAGCTCCTTCTTCACCGCAGCAGAACCACACAGTCTGTACAGACCCACCacctgacagacacacagataagGTCTTCAGCACTAGTTAAGCAGTGGTTAGAGGTGGTCAAAGACAAAGTACACTGGAGGGATTAAGATAAATGGCATAACATGGACCACAACCAAGTGTGGGGCACCTCTACTAAGAAAACCCTGGTACTGCGACCAGGATTTGCCAGATCTGGAATGCCAGATCTCTGCAGGGGTGGATGGCAGATTTACACACCGAAGCTATAAATAGATAGATACCTTCAGTCCTCTTCGTTCTATCTCTGCCACACATTTCTGGATCAGTAGAGGGACTGGGGATGCAGATCCTTCTTTCTCCACTAGATGGTGAAGTTCAACCCCAAACACATTAGAAGGCACTGATGTGTCAGTGCTGGGCTGCGGGGGGAAAGTAATACAATTACAAGaaggattaaattaaatatgttggTTACAGTTGTGATGAGGTCTCCACAGCTCAGGGGCCTAATTTATAACAGTTACATATGCATAAAGTGGGGTCTGATCTATAAAAACAAACCTGACCGGAGAATGTGCACACCTGTACGTGAACGCCCGTGCATGAGAACACTTTGGAGACAGGAAATTGATGCCACAGCTAGTGAACATTGAAATTAAATGTGAGAGGCCTCtaacacatttaatttcacttaGTTGTGGAGTACCACAGCTGTTGATGCCAGGATATGGCAGGTGGCAAGATTCCGGAAAGTCTGGTGGCCTTTCCCCAATAACAAGTGTGAATATACAGCTGACACACGAGAGTCCTTTTCTCTTCAACCACGTTAATAACTGATGAAATGATCATCGTTTGTAGAAAAGATAACATCAAATAGCGTAAAAGAATTGGTCTCCATGGCAGTGTCTTCCTCCTCCGTGCCCCACACCAGCACAGACACACTCTGATGCTGGAATGCACTTCTTTTTGTCTCCACCTTAAGATCTGACcagttttttaattttacaatgAAGTCACTGCATTaagtgcagcagcagcatgttgcCACTCGCTGCAGTCTCTTGTTGTTTCCATGTTGATTCAGAGTAAAGAGCCGTCGATCTGCAATTTCTATGCATCAACATTCAGCAGGTGCTTTGCATTAACCAATTATGGCTGAATGTGGGCATGTAGAGGGCGAGACATGAGGCTGatccacatgcacacatttccaGGTGGacagtgatttataaagggaacattGCCTGCAGCTGTGTACATGCACTTTTAGTAATGATCCCACACATTGTACGCACATGCCATATCGTGCTGAGTCATGATTAAGAGTGGTTTGGTAGAGCTGTTGAAGTGTTGCGTTCACCACTTTAATTGGCAGTTCTAGTAGTTTCACTGTGTACCTGTGTGTCCCATTTTTCTTGCAGTGACAGTTTGACATAAAGAAGACCTCTGGGCTCCAACTTCACACAGAGCTGCTGACTTCGACTCCCTGAGAGAAAAGGATGGTCATTAATGTTTGAGCAGAATTTacgtttacattacatttaaacagaAATGGTGAATTAGTAAAATTCTGAAGTGTAGTGAACCTTTAAAGAGTGGAGGGATGGAGACTCCACCCAGACAGCAGACTCGGTTTCTGGTTGGACCACCTGAAGTCTGACCCTGATCTGTCCCTGATTTAGACCCGCCCACTGCTTGTGGATTGGCTGCAGacagaaatacataaaaaacTGATCACACAAAGGATTTCAAGAAGCTTTAGTTTGAGTTCAATTGCATGTATCAAATCTGAATCATTTCAAATCCCAGAGCACTtttcaacatttgtttttgacatAAGTACTTTGATCTTCagcttaagtaaaagtaacaacatacagtgtagaaatacaTAAGTAACAAGTAAGTAACAGTAGAGACAACAACCAAAGGGTTCATTTTAGCCACTATGGAACTATACTGAATAATCTGTTTTCTGCTTCCAGTGatgctaactgctaactgctaacatcAATGTTTTCTAAATTGCTCTTTGCTAATCAAAAGCTGTGAGAAAaatcatgtgtttgtgtcaaacTTGGAGAATCTTGGCATTTTACCAACCAGGACCCGGACCCAAAATGTAACCAGCTGAACCTTCCGCTAACAGTGCTGGAGCTAAACGTTTAAAGTTTTTCCTAagggtggcgctagaggaaagcTTACAGGGTCATTGGATTGAGGAACAGAAATGAGATCAGGACAAACCTGTCATTACTGAGATACTCCGCAGGTTGTGGTGATCTGGTTGAAGTTAATAGCAGTAGTGCTGGCAGTTATAAGTCATAAGCCCCTTTttcattaccagtaccagctcaactttCTGTCGCTGGCCTCTGTCCGGCGCACGCAataatgatgcagtgaatagtgacgattctctctgactaatcagcagtctgctctgtggaacctcgacggaggtgatacaaagaaaagtacctggaagcaggtacaggtacaacttttccacagtggaaaaccaaacaaaggcgagtcgagctggttcCATgcggtggaaaaggggctatagTTGCGGTGGTAGAATAAGTACCATTGATAACTAACTACTTTGCACGCAGCAGCAGTACCTGGTGTTAACACCACTATCCGAAGCTGCCGGGCTCTCTCCAGCTCCAGGTGGAAGGCGTGGTTTAATGAGAGGGCGGAGCCTCGCAGCGTCAGGAGGGCAGTCCTCGCTCTCGTCACCCCGTCGATCTGGATGGCCAGGAAGACCTCCTTACTGTCCTCTGACCTGAGAGGCGAGACAGGGACAGAAAGGGAGTCACTTTTCAAAACTGAGCCATCTTTACCCAACGTGTTTCAGCATCTTAACCAACAACAGGGGAGGCTTGTTGGTCTCTGGTGTCCTGAACATAACTGTGACAAGGAAAACGACAGTTCCACTGAAGATTACTGAGTTGTAAAGAGTTAGGAGCTATTTCAAACAGCTCTGCTTCCTgcagtaaaaccacattcatTTTTCTTATAGACAATGTTCAGTGACTCACAGTTGGAGCTCTTGGATTAGAATGAAACCCTCCTGGTCGAATCATCATTACAAAATATTAACGTAGTTGACTTCTCCACTCCTGAAGATTATATCGACACAGTCTTGGTAGAATGTGCCAACAATGTGCAAACAGTCAGATAAAACATCTATTTTCTTTATGCAGCCTCTTTTGAAAAGTTACTGTtactaataatacatttttctaTCATATTCAAGAAAGCTTCCAAACAGGAAGAACTAATCCTAGCCCTACAGCTGCCCAGGGACTGCAGTTAAAAACTGGCAGCTTTGAACAGAAATGTCTGTTCctgtaactttaaaatgtataaacaaagtaaactgaagtcacatttctACTTGTTATACATATCATCAATCATTTACTTCCAGGAGCTCTGTGGGAAATTCAATTAATAATCAACTGCAACCGTTTAGCAAGTATTAACTTATATTAGCTgctcttaagctgatgatacacggggcaactttttgagcaatgttgctgggcaatatttgctagtggcaagtccgactatgttttgaacggatagcgatGGTGCTGGGTGGGTCGTggagtgatgggggaaggggattacggtaataatctttactcattaccattgacggcaacgttgcccgttgctctgtgtatcaccAGCTTTAGCTAGTACCAGGTGTGGTGGTTATGCATTCCTACCTGCTGGTCTTCATCTCCTCCAGGCCCATCAGATGGACAGTCAGTAAACCCGTCACCCGCTGGCTGCATCGTTGTGGATCAGAGCCCACGTACAATCGGAAAGAGCTGACGTCGCATGCCGTTTCCTGGGAAGTTGTAAGGGGAAGGGCCTGTTGCCGTGGGAGCAGCTCGGGGGAGTCCCCATCACTAAGATAACCTAAAAGGAAGACGAACGTTTACATTCTGGTTGTTTAACTGATGGGATCATACTGTGAGCAGGTTCATGCTTTGCTCCAGGACTCGTGAACGGGCTCAAACCTCTGGCCCAAGACATCCTCCAGAGGATTAAGACAACACCCACCAAGAAGAACCAGCTGCTGGAAGTCTAGATGGAAATTCTAAACTCTATGCCTGTGCACATGGCCGCGTACGTGTAAGTTAATTATCCCAGTCTAATTTAAAcaaatttctttgtgtgtttatattaacCTATTAACCTGCACGTTtcacacggggagaacatgggGATGACCAAGGTTTGAACCCcagaccttcttgctgtgaggcgaaaatgttaaccactgcaccaccttGTTAATTGACAAAAATCCAGCCCGTTTTCATCTCAGGGTGTCCAATACCAACGaatcagaaaaagtgacaaaacataGTTAAAGGGTACCATTAGTGTCTGTGTGAGACACACCGGGTGCGTCTCTGAGACGCTCAGGGGCATCCCGTACTtttgtgttaaaggtgttgacagcccctcGAAGCCCGTACCCTTACCATAACTATCAGAAATGTTATTACCTAAACCTAactcactgactttatgcatgtcaacCCTACagctaacaggtagggttagcttcccttgtgttgctgcaacataGAAACGGGGACGTTTcatacagacgctgaagggtacctttagcgtaaaatccttaccctttgtcacgctgtctaaaagcgtcagttatgacgcattgagatgagaatgtgttggataaaacgtttattttaaaacattcttACTTTACTCCCAAATACAGCTACTTCAGCAAGCTGCCAGAGTAGCCTCCATAGGGCCTGTCCCATGTGAGCAGATCAGCCAAAGTTATGCTCAAACTAAAAGAGTATGaataatataaaactgaaaaatgaatgtttttcaaatatataaatgtttatgtCCCTCTAGGCATTGTTAGACCTGTTACAAACATGTTGACAGTTCACCTCCTTTACTGGTGGAGCGCCCTCTTGATGATCGTCGCAGCGGTCTGGTTGGAGGGGCGGAGCTATCCAGGTGATATCTGCTGATCACATTCTGGTTGGACAAGGCAGATGACGATGATGTATTTTTACTGGCTGACTCatccccaccccctctgctgtCATTTCCCTGGCGAAGGGCACGAGACGAGGAGCGAAGGCTGAGTTTGCGGCGCAGTTCAGGAAGTTTCTTCATCTTTAGGGAGAGTTTCCTCACTGTACCAGGAGACCTCAGCCTGTCAATCACACTACCAGACACGCCCACTTTCTTTTGGGAGGCGGGGCTAGAGTCTGAAGGCTGGGAgtctgagggagagagaaacttTTTCCTGAAACTGTTGGCCAACAGAGTGACCTAGGTAATTTCAATCAGATTAAGTGAAAACCTGGAACAGTGTGGTGTGGTATGTAAGAGAAACTGAACAcaatataagaagaaatgtaGAATCAGTAGGTGCAGTCATGTCTTCTtacctgtgttttctgttgtgaTGTCATCAGTATGGTGGCTGACACTTGGATTGGCGCCCTCCAGTAGACAGTCACTGCTACGACTCTCTGCTAGCCCGACCCACACTCGTCCGGGCTCTGCTCTTTTATCTCCGGGAATCTTTGATGCTCCTCCGTCCCCGCTCTCATCCCTCTTCCTCCatatctcctcctctctgtgtggaCCTCCTGCATCCTCCTCCTCAGGGATCGGGTTG contains these protein-coding regions:
- the LOC123982800 gene encoding rho GTPase-activating protein SYDE1; its protein translation is MAEPLLKRTFSRLRGKDRSRRKTDPKLSDVPVKNDTVLQTPSSSSSSSSPPMTTTRPPPAADPDPPSPPHNHITVAKKQSWARQGSVAPPSILPSGSAPRPSDRERPSGTSQDASGQAWSQRLVQHKTEQCGDRVSVSLAWDMTSTPCIPVSSTAVHQEAPEPAGAPPDVPATSVSTKSGQRAYLQSLDRSSRAWVLSSGKIQASDEAYRLQEDSGSNIWYNPIPEEEDAGGPHREEEIWRKRDESGDGGASKIPGDKRAEPGRVWVGLAESRSSDCLLEGANPSVSHHTDDITTENTDSQPSDSSPASQKKVGVSGSVIDRLRSPGTVRKLSLKMKKLPELRRKLSLRSSSRALRQGNDSRGGGDESASKNTSSSSALSNQNVISRYHLDSSAPPTRPLRRSSRGRSTSKGGYLSDGDSPELLPRQQALPLTTSQETACDVSSFRLYVGSDPQRCSQRVTGLLTVHLMGLEEMKTSRSEDSKEVFLAIQIDGVTRARTALLTLRGSALSLNHAFHLELERARQLRIVVLTPANPQAVGGSKSGTDQGQTSGGPTRNRVCCLGGVSIPPLFKGSRSQQLCVKLEPRGLLYVKLSLQEKWDTQPSTDTSVPSNVFGVELHHLVEKEGSASPVPLLIQKCVAEIERRGLKVVGLYRLCGSAAVKKELRDWFERNSSAVCLSEDLYPDINVITGILKDYLRELPSQLITRTLYQVVREAMTLQPPPSPPATPDPQMAQSTVELLSCLPHPERATLSLLLDHLSLVASFSSSNRMTHQNLAVCFGPVLLTPTQEAWRGGGGGAGRGGRGVGKGFGHGEEIASAVDFKRHIEALHYLLQLWPVPTHRVPADDHIKVSPPPSPALTHNPLLQQQHRKPALRLALPQNPEEVVVSRRGRGGLARLESPPPINRYAGDWSVCGRDLLSGQEADYDEVAGSESDGGSGDEEEEKKEAWSSGGGEGGGLYVDEFLDFDAPFNCRLSLKDFDTLIHDLDRELAKQINICL